The sequence GTGCAGGATCGGGGAGCCCGGGCCATTCGCGCCCCGCTGCTCGGGGAGTACTGGCTCAACTACATCCCGCCCCACTGGAACGAGTACGGCGTGAGCAAGGCCAACCAGCGTATGGGCCTGGCGGCGCCGCTCTCCGGCATGTATCGCAACGATTGGAAGCACTCCAACGGCGCCTGGATCCGCTCGGAGATCTGGGCGTGCCTCGCCCCCGGGTGTCCCGACCTCGCCATCCGCTTCGCCTACGAGGACGCCTGCGTGGATCATGGCGGCGGCGAGGGCACCTTCGCGGCGATGTTTACCGCCGCGCTCCAGAGCGCAGCCTTCGTCGTGCCCGACCGCGACGAGCTGATCCGCATCGGCCTCTCGAAGATACCACCCGACTGCCGCGTCGCCCGCAGCATCCGCATCGCGCTGGATGGCTACGCCCACGACCGGCCCTGGCGGCAGGTGCGCGATCGCGTTGTCGCCGACAGCACCGACCTCGGCTGGTTCCAGGCCCCCGCCAACGTCGCCTTCGTCGTCATCGGCTGGCTCTACGGCGACGGCGACTTCGGCCGCTCGATCTGCATCGCAACCAACTGTGGCGACGACACCGACTGCACCGCCGCCACGCTCGGCGCCACGCTCGGCATCGTGAGTGGCCGCGGCGGCATCCCCGCCGAGTGGGCCGAGCCCATCGGCGACCGCATCCTGACGATCGCAGTCGACCGCGGCTCCTTCTCGCCGCCCGCCACGCTGCAGGCGCTCACCGACCAGGTGATGCAGCAGGCGCCGCTCGCTCTCGGCGCCTTCCCTTGCGCCGTGACCATCACGGAAGACGCGACGGACCTGACTGACCTTCCCGAGATCCCGCTGGACGCCGAGCCGGCCGCGCGCGCCCTATGGGAGCGATCGCCCTACGCCACCGAGCACGACCTGGTGCACACGCGCGTGGTGCTCGACTACCTGGCCGACCCGGAGGCGCGCGCTGGCATCCCGTTTGGCCTGCGCGTCACGCTCGCCAACCAGATGCCGGATCCGCGCGCTCTGGAGCTCACCTGGACGCTCCCGGAGGGGTGGACCGTTCAGCCCGGCCCCGTGCAGCTCGTCGCGCTCTCACACACCACACCAGTGCGCGAGGTGGAGGTGGAGATCACGCCCGCCGCGATGTCGCAGGCGGTGTGTCGCGGCGTGCTGCAGGTCGTGGCCCAGGGGCGGCCGACCGTGGGCCTGATCCCTCTGCTCTTCCTGAACGCCGGATAGCCGGGCGAGGAGAACCGCACATGAGGAGGCGCGCGCTGGGCCGCACCGGGATGGAGGTCGGAGAGCTGTCGCTCGGAGGCCTGTTCGTGGCCGGCTGGTTCGGGGACCGCGAGCGCGCGCGAGCCGCGGTTCGTCGCGCCGTGGACCTCGGCGTCAACTACGTCGACACGGCGCCCGGCTACGGCGACAGCGAGGCGGTGCTCGGCGAGGCGCTGGATGGCGTCGAGGCGCCGGTCATCCTCTCCACGAAGCTAGGAGGCCGCCCGACGCCGTTCGACCCGCAGGATCGCGACGCGCTGCTGCGCTCGTTCGACGAGAGCCTGCGCCTGCTGCGCCGCGATCGCGTCGACATCCTGATGGTCCACGAGCCGGATCGACCTGACCAGTACGACTGGTGGACCGACCGCCAGCGTTACCTGGGCCCGGTGTGCGACGTGCTGGACGAGCTCAAGCGCGCGGGGCGCGTCGGCTTCACCGGCCTCGGGGGCACGACGGCCTACGAGATCGTGCCGATCATGCGCACGGGCCGCTTCGACGTCCTCCTCACCGCGTTCAACTACAGCCTGCTCTGGCGCGAGGCGGCGATCGCCGCGATCCCGGCCGCGGTGGAGATGGGCATGGGCATCGTGGTCGGCTCACCGCTTCAGCAGGGGGCGCTCGCACGCCGTTACGACGAGGAGGTGGAGCGCGGCGCGCCGTGGCTCAGCCCGCCGCGGCGCGCTCAGTACCGCGCACTCTACGCCTACCTGGACGAGACCGGCCTGCCGATCGTGGAGGCGGCGCTGCGCTTCGTGCTCTCCGACGCGCGCATCTCGTGCACCCTGATGGGCGCGCGCTCCGCGGAGGAGGTTGAGCAGAACGCCGCCTGGGCGGCCAGAGGCCCGCTGCCGGCGGAGGTTCTCGCCCGGCTCGATGCCATCGCGGCGATGGTTCCCTTTCGGCCGTTCGAGGAGCCGTTCGGCCTGCCCTTCGGCCGGGAACGCGCCGGCCCGGCGATGGCCCGGTAACGGGAGGAGCGATGCGAGCCGCGATCGTCGAGGCGCCGGGGAAGCTCCTGGTGCGCGAGGTGCCGGAGCCGGTACCGGGCCCCTACGAGGCCCTCTGCCGCCTGATCTACGGCGCAACCTGCACGGGCACCGATCAGCACATCCTGCGCGGGCGCTTCCCGTGGCCCGTTGACTACCCCACCGTCCTCGGCCACGAGAGCGTGGGCCGCGTCGAGCGCGTTGGCGAGAGGGTGCGCCACCTGCGGCCCGGTGACCTGATCACGCGCGTAGGCACGCCGCCTTCGGGCGGCGCGAGCGCGACCTGGGGCGGGTTCGCCGAGTGGGGACTCGCGCGCGACCACCGCGCGATGCGGGAGGACGGCCTGCCGGAGCGCGAGTGGTCGCCCCATCGCATCAACGAGATCGTGCCTCCCGACCTCGCGGCGGCGGACGCCACGATGATGATCACCTGGCGCGAGACGCTCAGCTACCTGCAGCGCGTCGGCGTGGGACCGGGCGCCAGCGTGCTCGTGGTGGGGTCCGGCGGCAACGGGCTCGCCTTCGCCGCGCACGCCGCCAACGGCGGCGCCGGCCGGATCGCGCTGGTGGGCAGCGCAGGTAGGGAGCGTGCCGCGCGCGCCGTCGGCGCCACGCACTTCGCGGACTACCGCGGCCCCGACCCGGCCGCCGCGACCGGCCTGGGCCTGCCCGGCGGCTACGACGTGGTCATCGACGCCGTCGGCCGGCGCGATAGCCTGGACCCCTTCCTGCCCTGCGTGCGCGATGGCGGCGCCGTGGCGGTCTACGGCGTGGATGACTGGGGCGGCGTGACCATCCGGCCACAGCGGGCGCGCGGCAGCTTCGTGTGGTCCAGCAGGGGATATGATGAGCCGGAGGCGCACGACGCGGTCGTCGGGCTCATGCGCGCGGGTCGACTGCGCGCCGCTCCGTGGTTCGAGGGCGCCGGCCCCTTCGCGCTGGAGGAAATCGCCTCCGCGTTCGAGGCCGTCCGCGAGCGACGGTGCGTGAAGGCGCTCATCCGGCTCGCGCCGGACGCGGCCGCGCCGGGCGGCTAGAAGTCCCAGTCGGGCCGGGGGTCGGGCAGGCGCAGGGCCGCATCCAGGCTGGCCAGCAGCGCGTCCGGCGCGCGCAGGTCGTCGGTGATGGCCAGCCCACTCGCGGGGCGCACCCCTAGCCAGAGCCGCGTGAACGCGCCGACCGACGCCTCCAGGGTCGGCAGCGACGCGTCCTCGCCGGGCTCGCACCCGCCCTCCGCGCCCAGCGTGACCACGTAGTGGCCCTCCACGCCGCGCCATCCCTCCTCGCCCTCCAGGAACGCGGCAACCGGGTCGCTCAGCCGCAGGTTCAGCCGAAGCGGGGGGCACTCGAGGTGCGTCCGCGCCAGGCAGCCCGGCAGGTCGAGGATCCGCGCCTGCCAGTAGGCGAGCGCATGGTTGCTGCTCTCGTAGTCCGAGCGCTGGGTGACGCTGCGGTGCTTGATGGGCTGGCGGAGCAGGTCCTGCATCTGCACGCCGGCCGGCTCGCGCATCTTCACCAGGTGCACCTGGTCGCCCAGGCTGCGTACCAGCGCCAGCAGCTCCCGAAGCTGCGCGCCGGTGCGCCACACGAGTTCGAGACGATAGGGGCCGTGCTCGGCGCCCGTCGTCCGGCACCACGCACAATGCGTGAGCTCGCCGGCCGGCCCGTCGGCGTAGCCGAGTCCGAACGCCTCCTCGGAGCCATCGGAGTCCATGTCGCTGCGCGTGATGTCGGCGCAGTGCAGGTTGACGCCCCCGTGCGCGCGGCGCCGCGCCAGGCGGGCCGCATGGACGGCTTCCCAGTCGTCGACGGTGAGGCGCCTGGGCACGCGGTGGCGTTCGGGCACCTGCAGGTGCGCCGGGTCGAACGCCACGTGGTGCTCGTAGCCGCCCGTTCCGAAGCCGAGCTGGTTGTAGTAGCCCTGCTCAAACATGCCGAGCGCGCTGACGAGCATGCCCTCGGCGGCATCGGCGGCCAGGGCGCGCGCCGCGAGCGCGCCCGCGAGCCCCTGCTTGCGCGCCACGCGCCCCGTGGTGACGCCCGTCACGCACGAGATCGGCAGGTCCTCGTCCAGATACCGCATCCGTCCGGGCGCGGTGAGCACCAGGCACTCGGCCTGGCCGTGCGCGTCCGCCACGAGCGCGCGCCCGCACGCGACGTACCGCTCGAACTGCTCCTCCCGGCCGGGCGGCAGCCAGCCTACCTCGCGCCAGATTCGGTGAGCCGCCTCGCGGTCGCGCTCGCGTTCGTAGGGTCTGAAGGGCATCCCGCCTCCTGTGCTCCCTGGCCGCGCCGGCGTGCTGCTCACGCCGGCGCGGCCAGCCATTCCAGCGCGCCCCTCGCCGCGGCGAGCGGGTCGCCGGGCGCCGCGATGCTCACCGCGAAGGGCCGGTCCCCCAGGGCGGCTCGCACCTCGTTGCGCGCGGCCGTTCCGCTGCCGAACGGCAGATGACCATCGAGCAGCGGGACGCCAGGGCGGGTGTCCACGTCGTGCACCTGCACGTAGCGCAGCCGGGCCCCCAGCGCCGCGGCCGCCCGGTCCGGGCTCTCACCGGCAAGCATGGCGTGTCCCGTGTCGAGGGCGGCGGCAACGTTTGGCCGTGCCGCCTCATCGACGATCGACGCGATCTCGGCGGAGGAGGCGAACATCCGGAACGGCGCCGCCTGCAGCAGGATCTGCGTCCGG comes from Chthonomonadales bacterium and encodes:
- a CDS encoding zinc-binding dehydrogenase, translated to MRAAIVEAPGKLLVREVPEPVPGPYEALCRLIYGATCTGTDQHILRGRFPWPVDYPTVLGHESVGRVERVGERVRHLRPGDLITRVGTPPSGGASATWGGFAEWGLARDHRAMREDGLPEREWSPHRINEIVPPDLAAADATMMITWRETLSYLQRVGVGPGASVLVVGSGGNGLAFAAHAANGGAGRIALVGSAGRERAARAVGATHFADYRGPDPAAATGLGLPGGYDVVIDAVGRRDSLDPFLPCVRDGGAVAVYGVDDWGGVTIRPQRARGSFVWSSRGYDEPEAHDAVVGLMRAGRLRAAPWFEGAGPFALEEIASAFEAVRERRCVKALIRLAPDAAAPGG
- a CDS encoding GNAT family N-acetyltransferase, which gives rise to MPFRPYERERDREAAHRIWREVGWLPPGREEQFERYVACGRALVADAHGQAECLVLTAPGRMRYLDEDLPISCVTGVTTGRVARKQGLAGALAARALAADAAEGMLVSALGMFEQGYYNQLGFGTGGYEHHVAFDPAHLQVPERHRVPRRLTVDDWEAVHAARLARRRAHGGVNLHCADITRSDMDSDGSEEAFGLGYADGPAGELTHCAWCRTTGAEHGPYRLELVWRTGAQLRELLALVRSLGDQVHLVKMREPAGVQMQDLLRQPIKHRSVTQRSDYESSNHALAYWQARILDLPGCLARTHLECPPLRLNLRLSDPVAAFLEGEEGWRGVEGHYVVTLGAEGGCEPGEDASLPTLEASVGAFTRLWLGVRPASGLAITDDLRAPDALLASLDAALRLPDPRPDWDF
- a CDS encoding aldo/keto reductase, yielding MRRRALGRTGMEVGELSLGGLFVAGWFGDRERARAAVRRAVDLGVNYVDTAPGYGDSEAVLGEALDGVEAPVILSTKLGGRPTPFDPQDRDALLRSFDESLRLLRRDRVDILMVHEPDRPDQYDWWTDRQRYLGPVCDVLDELKRAGRVGFTGLGGTTAYEIVPIMRTGRFDVLLTAFNYSLLWREAAIAAIPAAVEMGMGIVVGSPLQQGALARRYDEEVERGAPWLSPPRRAQYRALYAYLDETGLPIVEAALRFVLSDARISCTLMGARSAEEVEQNAAWAARGPLPAEVLARLDAIAAMVPFRPFEEPFGLPFGRERAGPAMAR
- a CDS encoding ADP-ribosylglycohydrolase family protein, giving the protein MPVLRLNRAELRERVYGCWLGKSIGGTLGGPFEGRRDILDVRGYTTPAGEPLPNDDLDLQLVWLKAVQDRGARAIRAPLLGEYWLNYIPPHWNEYGVSKANQRMGLAAPLSGMYRNDWKHSNGAWIRSEIWACLAPGCPDLAIRFAYEDACVDHGGGEGTFAAMFTAALQSAAFVVPDRDELIRIGLSKIPPDCRVARSIRIALDGYAHDRPWRQVRDRVVADSTDLGWFQAPANVAFVVIGWLYGDGDFGRSICIATNCGDDTDCTAATLGATLGIVSGRGGIPAEWAEPIGDRILTIAVDRGSFSPPATLQALTDQVMQQAPLALGAFPCAVTITEDATDLTDLPEIPLDAEPAARALWERSPYATEHDLVHTRVVLDYLADPEARAGIPFGLRVTLANQMPDPRALELTWTLPEGWTVQPGPVQLVALSHTTPVREVEVEITPAAMSQAVCRGVLQVVAQGRPTVGLIPLLFLNAG